In Elaeis guineensis isolate ETL-2024a chromosome 1, EG11, whole genome shotgun sequence, a genomic segment contains:
- the LOC105034655 gene encoding uncharacterized protein isoform X2, which produces MAASPPSPLTDRPLRMQTGISPSPPPPSAILFAPPLTDRPPDAGRRGPSHSAHPPFAAALLSPSAFEHLLPCAGRRCSSSPSRCCSNLCHRSCGCCIYNPSFRCSSIFFAA; this is translated from the exons ATGGCAGCATCGCCGCCCTCTCCTCTCACCGATCGCCCTCTCCGAATGCAGACAGGCATTTCCCCTTCGCCCCCTCCTCCCAGCGCTATCCTCTTCGCCCCCCCTCTCACCGACCGGCCCCCCGACGCAGGCAGGCGTGGCCCCTCTCATTCGGCGCACCCTCCCTTTGCCGCCGCCCTCCTCTCACCTAGTGCGTTCGAGCATCTTCTTCCTTGTGCTGGTCGACGTTGCAGCAGTTCTCCTTCCAG GTGCTGTTCAAATCTTTGCCACCGAAG TTGTGGATGCTGCATTTACAATCCAAGTTTTAGATGCAGCAGCATCTTCTTTGCTGCATAA
- the LOC105034655 gene encoding uncharacterized protein isoform X1, whose amino-acid sequence MAASPPSPLTDRPLRMQTGISPSPPPPSAILFAPPLTDRPPDAGRRGPSHSAHPPFAAALLSPSAFEHLLPCAGRRCSSSPSRFFHPLQQENCLVLFKSLPPKLWMLHLQSKF is encoded by the exons ATGGCAGCATCGCCGCCCTCTCCTCTCACCGATCGCCCTCTCCGAATGCAGACAGGCATTTCCCCTTCGCCCCCTCCTCCCAGCGCTATCCTCTTCGCCCCCCCTCTCACCGACCGGCCCCCCGACGCAGGCAGGCGTGGCCCCTCTCATTCGGCGCACCCTCCCTTTGCCGCCGCCCTCCTCTCACCTAGTGCGTTCGAGCATCTTCTTCCTTGTGCTGGTCGACGTTGCAGCAGTTCTCCTTCCAGGTTCTTTCACCCCCTTCAGCAGGAGAACTGTCTG GTGCTGTTCAAATCTTTGCCACCGAAG TTGTGGATGCTGCATTTACAATCCAAGTTTTAG